ACACCAGGGTTCTCCGGAGCACAGTTAGAAAACGTCTTAAATGAAGCAGCAATTTTATGTGTCCGTAAAAATATTAAAGTAATTACTGTTGATATTATTGATGAAGCGATTGACCGGGTAATTGGGGGGCCAGCGAAAGAATCACGTAAGTACTCTGTTTTAGACAAACAAATTGTTTCTTACCATGAAGGTGGGCATGCTTTAATTGGATTAAAATTAGAAGCAGCAAGTAAAGTTCAAAAAGTAACAATTATCCCCCGGGGACAAGCTGGTGGTTATACAATTATGACCCCAAAAGAAGAAACAATGTTCCATAGTAAAGAAAACTTATACGCTACAATTACCGGATACTTGGGAGGAAGAGCGGCCGAAGAAATTATGTTTGGAAAAACTAAAATTACTACGGGGGCGCATGATGACCTTGAAAAAGCAACTAATATTGCTCGTCATATGGTTACTGAATATGGAATGAGTCCGTTAGGATTAGTTCAATTTGAATCACCAAAAGATGAATACAGTGGTGGGGTAAAACGTTATTCAGAAGATGTTGCTGCTAAAATCGATACCGAAGTTCGTAAAATCTTGGATGATTGCTATGTAACTGCTAAAGCAATTATTTCAGAAAATATGGAAACGCTTCATTTATTAGCTGAAAGTTTACGTGTCTTAGAAACCTTGACTGCTGAACAAATTGAATTTATTAATAAAAATAACCGTTTACCAGATGAAGTTCTTCGGGAAAAAGAACGTTCAGCTAAACATAAAGAAAAAGAAGCAAAAGGTGAGATCTTAGAAGTCAAACCACGTGAACGGAAAAAAGAGCCACCAAAAAATGATGATGATCATGATAAAAAAGATGATAAATCAAATAATAAAAACTAAAAAGACTGTCAATTGACAGTTTTTCTTTTTTTTAAATTAAGAAATTACACGGACAATGAAATTATCTTGTTTTTTATTATTATTTAAGGTATAGTTAATCTAAGAGGGGTATATTTATATGGGTCGTGGTAAAGATTTTGTATTAACAATTTCATATTTTGTTAACGAAATAAAGAACATTTTTTTATGTACCACTGTACTGACCTTTTTTGCATTAATTTTATTTAAGTTATTAATTTTAGGGTATAACTGATATAAAAAAACGAAAACTATTGTTAGTTATAACAAAAATTACTTGGATTTTAAAAAACAATTAAGAGCAGTTATATTATTTATCACATTTTTATTTATTTTTCAAAATCTAATTAATAAATCTTTACAGGGTAATGTATTTTTATTTGATAACCTAATTTTATTGATCCTATTAGTAACTTTATTAATTAACCCTCACAAAAATATTAATGTTGTTTTAAAAGGAGTCAAGACTTTATTTTGAATTTTAATTATTATTTATACTAATGAAAAGGTTTTTTGATTTGAACACTTAAAATTAATTAATGTTTTCATCACATTTGTGATATTGATGAGCACTATTTTTTACATTAAAGCTTCGAAAGAACGCTTTTTTGTCCATAAGATTGGCAAAATTTTAATCTGGATAATTATTCTATCGTTATTTAATTATCTCTATGAAATTTCGATGTCATATTTGCAAGTTGTTTCACATAGTAGTGTTAAAACAGTGCTAGAATATTGTCACTTGATGTTAATAATTATTCCGTCAGCGTTAGAATTATTAGCAATCTTTTATGCAGTTCAATCTGAACCAGAAATTGCTTGAGAAACAAACGATGATGAAATAATTACATCGAATTTAAAAATTCTTAGTAAGCAGGGGGATTTGTTAACCAAGAATTTTAAAATTATTGAAAATGGTTATATGGTTGTTTTAAAAAATTAATTTTTTAGTGCAACAATCATTTAAAGTCAATTATTTAACAAAAAAATAATTATTATTTATTAACTACATAAAAAATATTGAGGCAATATATAGATTACCCAAAATATAAAAACGTATGATAATACTAACTACTAACAAAAAACTTATTACATATAAATTGATTTTTATATTGCTTTTAGCGATAAAAATTAACTTATTACTAACCAAGGTTAACAACTAAATATATATTAAGTGGAGGAGATGAAACAATGATGAAAATAGTTAACAATAACAACAATTTGTTAAAAAAATTATCTATTAAAAATATCATTAATTTATTATCTGATGGCCACCAATCCCAACAACTTGTAATTTTAAATCAAAATTATTAGATGTTTAGAATAAATTATAATTTTACTGGAAACATATTAGATGGAATTAAGAAGTTTATACAAAAAAATCAAATTACAAGGTATTAATTCAACGGGAATTACAAAAGCTATTTCAGATTATATTGTGGAAAATATTAAACAACGCAATATTGAAGCATTATCACTTAAAAAAATTGCTAAAAACTGCAATGTAAGTGATGCTACCATAACTAGATATTGCAAAGAATTGGGTTATTCAGGGTTTATTCCTTTTAAAAAACATTTAGATGCCATTAATACTAACTATGTTATTAATAACCATGAGGTGATTATTAATCGGAGTTTAGTTGAATCAACAGAGAAATTTTATGATGAATATGTTAATATTTATAATCGTGGACGATTAGCAATTAAAATGCTAATTAAAAATGGAATGATTGATCGCATCGCAAGTTTACTTAAAAATTGCCAAAGAATTTTTATTGCCGGAAACAATATTAATTATAGTCAAACAATTGATTTTAAAAATCATTTAATCGCGAGTGGGTTTAATGTTTTATTAGAATAAGATGAAGTAGCTATCACTTCATTTGCGAATATTGCAACTAAAAATGATGTGTTTATTACAATCTCATTGGCGGGAACCGACACTTTTTTAGAAAGTGCGGGCCAATGTGCGAAGTCAAACGGAGCACAATGGATTGCAATTACTAGTGTTTCGGATTCAGTTTTTCAAAATGCTGACCAATTAATTGTGTTAGAAAGTAAAGAATGAAATATTTGGAACTTGTATAGTT
The sequence above is drawn from the Spiroplasma eriocheiris genome and encodes:
- a CDS encoding MurR/RpiR family transcriptional regulator, coding for MELRSLYKKIKLQGINSTGITKAISDYIVENIKQRNIEALSLKKIAKNCNVSDATITRYCKELGYSGFIPFKKHLDAINTNYVINNHEVIINRSLVESTEKFYDEYVNIYNRGRLAIKMLIKNGMIDRIASLLKNCQRIFIAGNNINYSQTIDFKNHLIASGFNVLLE